In Halorientalis sp. LT38, a genomic segment contains:
- a CDS encoding MFS transporter, whose product MSETELKQGIREHLGQFSLHVLLVFATGLTIGSERAVVPVLGRDVLGVESLFVIGSFVVSFGIVKSILNLYAGKWGEEYGRKPVLVLGWATALPLPVILIFAPSWAWITVGNVLLGVNQALTWSMAINAKIDLAGPDQRGLAVGIDEAFGYSGVAVGAWVTGLIAGQWNLRPEPFYFLAVVVVLAFLISIFLITETLQFAQAEGDDDHHDANLPFVAVLERATYGDRTLFAAAQAGHIENFVDTLFWIAVPLYLTSRGLGIEAVGVVVGVHSAMYFLQIGTGGLADRIGRRPPVIVGMFLAGGGVLGMALVDGYLPWAVLAAVSGLGMALLYPNLMTVPSDAAHPTWRSAGMGVYRMWRDSGYAVGAILIGLSMELIGAEAAFYMTAVLMFLSGAIVYVWMEETHPDFGTHEPPVPATEPAAAAVPED is encoded by the coding sequence ATGAGTGAGACCGAACTGAAACAGGGCATTCGCGAGCACCTCGGCCAGTTCTCGCTCCACGTCCTGCTGGTCTTCGCGACGGGGCTCACCATCGGGTCGGAGCGTGCCGTCGTCCCCGTCCTCGGACGGGACGTGCTGGGCGTCGAGTCGCTGTTCGTCATCGGCTCCTTCGTCGTCTCCTTCGGGATCGTCAAGTCGATCCTCAACCTCTACGCCGGGAAGTGGGGCGAGGAGTACGGCCGCAAACCGGTCCTCGTCCTCGGGTGGGCGACGGCGCTTCCCCTTCCCGTGATCCTCATCTTCGCCCCGAGCTGGGCCTGGATCACGGTCGGGAACGTTCTGCTGGGCGTCAACCAGGCGCTCACCTGGAGCATGGCGATCAACGCGAAGATCGACCTCGCCGGGCCCGATCAGCGCGGGCTCGCCGTCGGCATCGACGAGGCCTTCGGCTACTCCGGCGTCGCCGTCGGTGCCTGGGTCACGGGCCTCATCGCCGGCCAGTGGAACCTCCGTCCGGAGCCGTTCTACTTCCTGGCCGTGGTCGTCGTGCTGGCCTTCCTGATCTCGATCTTCCTCATCACGGAGACGCTCCAGTTCGCACAGGCGGAAGGTGACGACGACCACCACGACGCGAACCTGCCGTTCGTGGCCGTCCTCGAGCGCGCGACCTACGGCGATCGGACGCTGTTCGCCGCCGCACAGGCCGGCCACATCGAGAACTTCGTCGACACGCTGTTCTGGATCGCCGTCCCGCTGTACCTCACGAGTCGGGGACTCGGCATCGAGGCGGTCGGCGTCGTGGTCGGCGTCCACAGCGCGATGTACTTCCTCCAGATCGGTACTGGGGGCCTCGCCGACCGGATCGGTCGGCGGCCACCCGTGATCGTGGGGATGTTCCTGGCCGGCGGCGGCGTGCTCGGGATGGCACTCGTCGACGGGTACCTCCCCTGGGCCGTGCTGGCCGCCGTCTCCGGACTCGGGATGGCGCTGCTCTATCCCAACCTGATGACCGTGCCGAGCGACGCCGCCCACCCGACGTGGCGGTCGGCCGGCATGGGCGTCTACCGGATGTGGCGCGACTCGGGCTACGCGGTCGGTGCAATCCTGATCGGGCTCTCCATGGAGCTGATCGGCGCCGAAGCCGCGTTCTACATGACCGCCGTCCTGATGTTCCTCTCCGGGGCGATCGTGTACGTCTGGATGGAAGAGACTCATCCCGATTTCGGGACGCACGAACCACCGGTACCCGCCACGGAACCCGCAGCGGCGGCGGTGCCAGAGGACTGA
- a CDS encoding DUF7123 family protein — protein MSATTQPSPTEDDETATKEERLKAYLAQKAEDGELYFKSKFIAEEVGLSPKEIGALMVKLKESASELEIEKWSYTSATTWRIESA, from the coding sequence ATGAGCGCAACTACACAGCCCTCCCCGACCGAGGACGACGAGACGGCGACGAAGGAAGAGCGACTGAAGGCCTATCTCGCGCAGAAGGCCGAGGACGGCGAGCTGTACTTCAAGAGCAAGTTCATCGCCGAGGAAGTCGGCCTCTCCCCCAAGGAGATCGGTGCGCTGATGGTGAAACTCAAAGAGTCCGCGAGCGAACTGGAGATCGAGAAGTGGTCCTACACGAGCGCGACCACCTGGCGCATCGAGTCCGCCTGA
- a CDS encoding site-2 protease family protein codes for MPAARTPGDGPPLEAFASVFQVREVRTDGDRLLYVGRPTVPADALEREVYPLFREHGYDVSLQRHGPAGPTAHESYALVARPQSVGLDGVPWTNLALALATVVTTLFVGSLWYRGNAFADPASALRAWPFTAAVLGVIGTHELGHYAMSRYHRVQASLPYFIPVPIPPFGTMGAVIKMEGRIPDRKALFDIGVAGPLVGLVATLVVTVIGLHLPPVENPFLIQFNHPPLLAAIAGVTGRQLTYADPGLIFNPVVFGGWLGAFLTFLNLLPVGQLDGGHVVRAMFGERTETIGAAVPAGLFGLGAFQWLSRSSDVTLVWFLWGALALGLAYAGPTTPISDEPLDRRRMLLGVATFLLGVACFTPVPVQG; via the coding sequence ATGCCGGCCGCCCGGACGCCGGGGGACGGTCCGCCGCTGGAGGCGTTCGCGTCGGTGTTCCAGGTCCGCGAAGTCCGGACCGACGGCGACCGCCTGCTGTACGTGGGCCGTCCCACCGTGCCCGCCGACGCCCTGGAGCGCGAGGTCTACCCACTCTTCCGCGAGCACGGGTACGACGTCTCCCTCCAGCGCCACGGCCCCGCCGGTCCGACCGCCCACGAGAGCTACGCTCTCGTCGCCCGCCCCCAGTCCGTCGGCCTCGACGGCGTCCCCTGGACGAACCTCGCGCTCGCGCTCGCGACCGTCGTCACGACGCTGTTCGTCGGCTCGCTCTGGTACCGGGGAAACGCCTTCGCCGACCCCGCCTCCGCGCTCCGGGCGTGGCCGTTCACCGCCGCCGTCCTCGGCGTGATCGGGACTCACGAACTCGGCCACTACGCCATGAGCCGCTACCACCGCGTCCAGGCCAGTCTCCCCTACTTCATCCCTGTCCCCATTCCCCCGTTCGGGACGATGGGCGCGGTCATCAAGATGGAGGGCCGCATCCCCGACCGGAAGGCCCTCTTCGACATCGGCGTCGCCGGCCCCCTCGTCGGCCTCGTCGCCACCCTCGTCGTCACCGTGATCGGTCTCCACCTGCCCCCCGTGGAGAACCCCTTCCTCATCCAGTTCAACCACCCGCCGCTGCTCGCGGCCATCGCCGGGGTCACCGGTCGACAACTGACCTACGCCGACCCCGGCCTGATCTTCAACCCCGTCGTCTTCGGCGGGTGGCTCGGGGCCTTCCTGACCTTCCTGAACCTGCTGCCCGTCGGCCAGCTGGACGGGGGCCACGTCGTTCGCGCGATGTTCGGCGAGCGCACCGAGACCATCGGCGCCGCCGTCCCCGCCGGCCTCTTCGGCCTCGGGGCCTTCCAGTGGCTCTCCCGGAGCAGCGACGTGACGCTCGTCTGGTTCCTCTGGGGCGCGCTCGCGCTCGGACTGGCCTACGCCGGGCCGACGACGCCGATCAGCGACGAACCGCTGGATCGACGCCGGATGCTGCTCGGCGTGGCCACCTTCCTGCTCGGTGTGGCCTGTTTCACGCCGGTTCCGGTGCAGGGGTGA
- the pyrH gene encoding UMP kinase, whose translation MRVVVSIGGSVLAPDLDPERVRAYADVVESLLAAGHRVGVVVGGGTVARDYIETARELGANEMQLDQLGIGVTRLNARLLIAALGDAAAPTPQETYEDAGAAFHRGDVPVMGGVAPAQTTDAVSAALAEYVGADLLVYATSVPGVYSADPNEHDDAEKYATLSADDLVDVIADIEMAAGSNAPVDLLAAKVIQRAGLHAVVLDGTDPTAVERAVLDDEHEGTEIRPGEES comes from the coding sequence ATGAGAGTCGTCGTCTCCATCGGCGGGAGCGTCCTCGCGCCGGATCTGGACCCCGAACGAGTGCGCGCCTACGCGGACGTCGTCGAGTCGCTGCTCGCGGCCGGCCATCGCGTGGGTGTCGTCGTCGGCGGGGGCACCGTCGCCCGCGACTACATCGAGACCGCCCGCGAACTCGGCGCCAACGAGATGCAACTCGACCAGCTCGGCATCGGCGTCACCCGGCTGAACGCCAGGCTGCTGATCGCCGCGCTGGGCGACGCCGCCGCCCCCACGCCCCAGGAAACGTACGAGGACGCCGGCGCGGCCTTCCACCGCGGCGACGTGCCCGTCATGGGCGGAGTCGCCCCCGCCCAGACGACCGACGCCGTCAGCGCCGCCCTCGCCGAATACGTCGGCGCGGACCTGCTCGTGTACGCAACGAGCGTCCCCGGCGTCTACAGCGCCGACCCGAACGAACACGACGACGCCGAGAAGTACGCCACCCTCTCGGCCGACGATCTGGTGGACGTCATCGCCGACATCGAAATGGCCGCGGGGAGCAACGCCCCCGTCGACCTGCTGGCGGCGAAAGTCATCCAGCGCGCGGGCCTGCACGCGGTCGTCCTCGACGGCACCGACCCGACGGCCGTCGAACGAGCGGTCCTCGACGACGAGCACGAGGGCACGGAGATCCGCCCGGGTGAGGAGTCGTGA
- a CDS encoding MBL fold metallo-hydrolase: MPEIAPDELSRRLQRDDEDVLVLDIRHGAEFEDWHIPGSTNVDVYDRLVDDPESATDSLGDLPDHDEIVTVCTEGVVSQTATDVLLDMGYDATTLTDGMSGWSRVHRHAPVPVGIDGQLLQVARPGKGCLSHVLVSNGQAAVFDASHYLDAYEAIVAEYDAELVAALDTHAHADHVSGGAKLAAREDVPYHLHPADALEIDAVPLEDGQTITLGGVEIDVRHTPGHSEGSVSFDLEGEALLTGDTLFHESVGRVELGVEAGIEDSDVEANAATLYESLQRLLAYPDDVLVLPAHDPGSPDPPVTATLGEVKARNADLQRDREAFVETLASDVPDHPPNFERVKRVNVGQESVADAELADLELGPNNCAAE, translated from the coding sequence ATGCCAGAGATCGCGCCGGACGAGTTGAGCAGGCGGTTGCAGCGTGACGACGAGGACGTGCTGGTCCTGGATATCCGCCACGGGGCGGAGTTCGAGGACTGGCACATTCCAGGCAGTACGAACGTCGACGTGTACGACAGACTCGTGGACGACCCCGAGAGTGCGACGGACTCCCTGGGCGACCTCCCCGACCACGACGAGATCGTGACGGTCTGTACCGAGGGCGTCGTCTCACAGACCGCGACGGACGTGTTACTGGATATGGGCTACGACGCCACGACCCTCACCGACGGGATGAGCGGGTGGAGTCGGGTGCATCGACACGCCCCCGTTCCGGTCGGTATCGACGGGCAGTTGCTCCAGGTCGCCCGTCCCGGGAAGGGGTGTCTGTCTCACGTCCTCGTCTCGAACGGGCAGGCCGCCGTCTTCGACGCCTCCCACTATCTCGACGCGTACGAGGCGATCGTCGCCGAGTACGACGCCGAACTCGTGGCCGCGCTCGACACGCACGCCCACGCCGATCACGTCTCCGGCGGTGCGAAACTCGCGGCCCGCGAGGACGTACCGTACCACCTGCACCCCGCGGACGCGCTGGAGATCGACGCCGTCCCGCTCGAAGACGGTCAGACGATCACTCTCGGCGGGGTCGAGATCGACGTGCGCCACACGCCGGGCCACAGCGAGGGGAGCGTCTCGTTCGACCTCGAGGGCGAGGCGCTGCTCACCGGCGACACGCTCTTTCACGAGAGCGTCGGCCGGGTCGAACTCGGCGTCGAAGCCGGGATCGAGGACTCCGACGTCGAGGCAAACGCCGCGACGCTGTACGAGAGCCTACAGCGCCTGCTTGCGTACCCGGACGACGTGCTCGTCCTCCCGGCACACGATCCGGGATCGCCCGACCCGCCGGTGACGGCGACGCTCGGCGAAGTGAAAGCGCGAAACGCCGACCTCCAGCGGGACCGCGAGGCGTTCGTCGAGACGCTCGCCTCGGACGTTCCGGATCACCCGCCGAACTTCGAGCGGGTCAAGCGGGTGAACGTCGGACAGGAGTCCGTGGCCGACGCGGAACTGGCCGACCTGGAACTGGGGCCGAACAACTGTGCGGCCGAGTGA
- a CDS encoding PAS domain-containing protein — MTEGGDDVPSERRRQQAALYDLTTDDDVADGNFERAVRTITERAADLLSVSRVGVWLVDDDGDRLTRVDHYDSDADTHTSGGELAAAAYPRYFDALRSNRTIAAADARTDERTAELTDDYLEPEGVRSLLDATLRAEGDVVGVVCHEQVGSVRDWSDTDVQFAADVADVVHRALRNRRSARQRRRLEYRQSVLKAQQEAIPHGVLVVAPDGEIVSFNDRFRDLWDLPEEVLATGTGADVFEHVREQVRDPEAFTDQVVEIRESNAESDHSEIPLADGRVIEQYSTPVEGESGTAFGRLWLARDVTERERRQAELELKDRAMDEAPVGITISDPDRPDNPTIYENERFTELTGYDAAEIRGRNLRLLQGENTDPERVAELREAIAAERPVSVELRNYRKDGSEFWNRVSVAPVEEDGSVVNYVGFQQDVTQRKETTRQLRVLHRVLRHNLANQMSVIRGWAEYLTDVTDGETADRAAQIVDQSDRLIAITDKHRRIVRLLSERPAPTAMDLAPIVERVVESARADPTVDVALERPEAAEALAITAIETALAELLRNAVDSCGDDDAVSVAVTADAERVTVRVADTGEGMPEAERQIVTGTQSVEPLYHGLGMGLWLAYWIVALSKGSIDVVDNEPRGTVVTVRLPRPDGGTDGIGSRLDNP; from the coding sequence ATGACCGAGGGCGGCGACGACGTGCCGAGCGAGCGTCGGCGACAGCAAGCGGCCCTGTACGACCTCACGACGGACGACGACGTCGCCGACGGGAACTTCGAGCGCGCCGTTCGCACGATCACGGAGCGAGCCGCCGACCTGCTGTCGGTCAGCCGGGTCGGCGTCTGGCTCGTCGACGACGATGGCGACCGACTCACCCGCGTGGACCACTACGACAGCGACGCGGACACGCACACCAGCGGCGGGGAACTGGCCGCCGCGGCCTATCCCCGCTACTTCGACGCGCTGCGCTCGAACCGTACCATCGCGGCCGCCGACGCCCGGACGGACGAGCGGACGGCCGAACTGACCGACGACTACCTCGAACCAGAGGGGGTCCGATCGCTGCTCGACGCCACGCTCCGGGCCGAGGGCGACGTCGTCGGCGTCGTCTGTCACGAACAGGTCGGGTCGGTCCGGGACTGGTCGGACACCGACGTGCAGTTCGCCGCCGACGTGGCCGACGTGGTCCACCGCGCGCTGCGCAACCGGCGGAGCGCACGCCAGCGGCGACGGCTCGAATACCGGCAGTCGGTCCTGAAAGCCCAGCAGGAGGCGATCCCCCACGGCGTCCTCGTCGTCGCGCCGGACGGCGAGATCGTCTCCTTCAACGACCGGTTTCGGGACCTGTGGGACCTGCCCGAGGAGGTCCTCGCGACGGGCACCGGGGCGGACGTCTTCGAACACGTCCGCGAGCAGGTTCGCGATCCCGAGGCGTTCACCGATCAGGTGGTCGAGATCCGGGAATCGAACGCCGAGTCGGATCACTCTGAGATCCCGCTGGCCGACGGCCGGGTGATCGAGCAGTACTCGACGCCGGTGGAGGGCGAAAGCGGGACGGCGTTCGGACGGCTGTGGCTCGCCCGCGACGTCACCGAACGGGAACGCCGACAGGCGGAACTGGAGCTGAAAGACCGGGCGATGGACGAGGCCCCGGTCGGCATCACCATCAGCGATCCGGACCGGCCGGACAACCCGACTATCTACGAGAACGAGCGGTTCACGGAGCTGACCGGCTACGACGCCGCGGAGATCCGGGGACGCAACCTCCGCCTCCTGCAGGGCGAGAACACCGATCCCGAGAGGGTGGCGGAGCTCCGGGAGGCCATCGCGGCCGAGCGGCCGGTGTCGGTCGAACTCCGGAACTACCGGAAAGACGGCAGCGAGTTCTGGAACCGGGTCTCCGTCGCCCCCGTCGAGGAGGACGGCTCGGTCGTCAACTACGTCGGCTTCCAGCAGGACGTCACCCAGCGCAAGGAGACCACCCGCCAGTTGCGGGTCCTCCACCGGGTGTTGCGCCACAACCTCGCCAACCAGATGTCGGTCATCCGGGGGTGGGCCGAGTACCTGACCGACGTCACCGACGGCGAGACGGCCGACCGGGCCGCACAGATCGTCGACCAGTCCGACCGGCTGATCGCGATCACGGACAAACACCGCCGCATCGTCCGCCTGCTGAGCGAACGGCCCGCGCCGACCGCGATGGATCTCGCACCGATCGTCGAACGCGTCGTGGAATCGGCCCGTGCCGACCCGACCGTCGACGTCGCGCTGGAGCGACCCGAAGCGGCCGAGGCGCTCGCGATCACCGCCATCGAGACGGCGCTGGCCGAACTCCTCCGGAACGCCGTCGACTCCTGCGGTGACGACGACGCCGTGTCTGTCGCGGTGACCGCCGACGCGGAACGCGTCACCGTCCGCGTCGCGGACACCGGGGAGGGCATGCCCGAGGCCGAGCGCCAGATCGTCACCGGCACGCAGTCGGTCGAGCCGCTGTATCACGGCCTCGGCATGGGGCTGTGGCTCGCCTACTGGATCGTCGCGCTCTCGAAGGGGTCGATCGACGTCGTGGACAACGAACCCCGGGGGACGGTCGTGACGGTGCGGCTGCCGCGACCCGACGGCGGAACCGATGGAATCGGCTCGCGGCTTGACAACCCTTAA
- a CDS encoding helix-turn-helix domain-containing protein, with product MVLYEASLRVKHECPYREISERHPDLTIREWPLSDCQVLEITSEKTPTDRLLEDIDRLGTVLHESRDDAGYHVVTQSCLCSLEASIIDRFEAHNCLYQSPTIYRQGWEHYTVIAFDEADVRALLADLRADRDIELLSKTAIAEKRIPHSMLTPVDQLFDDLTDRQLAALQLALEQGYYEQPRKTSLREIAGRTSVAKSTYEEHLRKAENKLLTNAGRFLRLVTATSSTNPLGAGQSEPAEQGAD from the coding sequence ATGGTGCTGTACGAGGCGTCGCTCCGGGTGAAACACGAGTGCCCCTACAGGGAGATCTCGGAGCGCCACCCGGACCTGACGATCCGCGAGTGGCCGTTGAGCGACTGCCAGGTCCTGGAAATCACCTCGGAGAAGACGCCGACGGACCGGTTGCTCGAGGACATCGACCGGCTCGGGACCGTGCTCCACGAATCGCGCGACGACGCGGGGTACCACGTCGTGACCCAGTCCTGTCTCTGCTCGCTGGAGGCGTCGATAATCGATCGGTTCGAGGCGCACAACTGCCTCTACCAGTCGCCGACGATCTATCGGCAGGGCTGGGAACACTACACGGTCATCGCGTTCGACGAGGCAGACGTCCGGGCGTTGCTCGCCGACCTGCGTGCAGACCGGGACATCGAACTGCTCTCGAAGACCGCGATCGCGGAGAAACGTATCCCCCACAGTATGCTGACGCCCGTCGATCAGCTGTTCGACGATCTCACGGACCGGCAACTGGCGGCGCTCCAGTTGGCGCTCGAACAGGGGTACTACGAGCAGCCACGGAAGACGTCGCTTCGGGAGATCGCCGGCCGGACGTCCGTCGCCAAATCGACGTACGAGGAACACCTCCGCAAGGCGGAGAACAAGCTGCTCACGAACGCGGGGCGCTTCCTGCGGCTGGTGACCGCGACGTCGTCGACGAACCCGCTGGGGGCGGGCCAGTCGGAACCGGCCGAGCAGGGCGCCGACTGA
- a CDS encoding patatin-like phospholipase family protein: MRERTASDEAAGERVEPDGGTDGTTNVAIACQGGGSHTAFTAGVLKHLLEVWDEDEYELVGISGTSGGAYNALAAWYGIVTGDHEKAIDTLDAIWDDLATDGWTDRMMNQWVTGMSRLESTGVPMPSISPYQIPGPEVGKERITETLERHIDFESIPNFCGRDSPELVVGTVDVNAGEFETFTNEDVTPEAVLASAAVPNLFEAVEIHGHYHWDGLFSQNPPINALMSVPPERKPDELWIIQINPQEFEGEPDTLDVIADRRNELSGNISLNQELKFIERVNDWIDDGYLPESEFSHTEIHRIEMGERFHCSTKVDRDRKFLDELIDLGHERAAAFLDAK; the protein is encoded by the coding sequence ATGCGTGAACGAACGGCGAGCGACGAGGCAGCCGGCGAGCGAGTCGAACCCGACGGCGGAACCGACGGGACGACCAACGTGGCCATCGCCTGCCAGGGCGGCGGCAGTCACACGGCCTTCACCGCAGGCGTCCTCAAGCATCTCCTCGAGGTCTGGGACGAGGACGAGTACGAACTCGTCGGGATCAGTGGCACCTCCGGGGGCGCGTACAACGCCCTGGCGGCCTGGTACGGCATCGTCACCGGCGATCACGAGAAAGCGATCGACACGCTGGACGCCATCTGGGACGATCTCGCGACCGACGGCTGGACCGACCGGATGATGAACCAGTGGGTGACCGGAATGTCGAGACTGGAGAGCACCGGGGTGCCGATGCCCTCGATCAGCCCCTATCAGATCCCCGGGCCGGAGGTCGGCAAGGAGCGGATCACCGAGACCCTGGAGCGACACATCGACTTCGAGTCCATCCCGAACTTCTGTGGCCGGGACTCGCCCGAACTCGTGGTCGGGACCGTCGACGTCAACGCCGGGGAGTTCGAGACGTTCACGAACGAGGACGTGACGCCCGAGGCGGTGCTGGCGTCGGCGGCCGTCCCGAACCTCTTCGAGGCCGTCGAGATTCACGGCCACTACCACTGGGACGGCCTGTTCTCGCAGAACCCGCCCATCAACGCGCTCATGTCGGTCCCCCCGGAGCGCAAACCCGACGAACTCTGGATAATCCAGATCAACCCCCAGGAGTTCGAGGGTGAACCCGACACGCTCGACGTGATCGCGGACCGGCGCAACGAGCTCTCGGGGAACATCTCGCTCAACCAGGAACTGAAGTTCATCGAGCGGGTCAACGACTGGATCGACGACGGCTACCTCCCCGAATCGGAGTTCTCCCACACGGAGATCCACCGGATCGAGATGGGCGAGCGCTTCCACTGCTCGACGAAGGTCGATCGCGACAGGAAGTTCCTCGACGAGTTGATCGACCTGGGACACGAACGCGCCGCCGCGTTCCTCGACGCGAAATAG
- a CDS encoding molybdopterin synthase encodes MKLLGVVGPSDSGKTTLVERLTERLAARGRVATVKHMTHAPDVDTEGKDTARHRAAGASTTYGLTDDDGWFATGETRTLDDALDALAPDYDYVLVEGFSDASIPQVVLGGRDHAGTELAAGETADDVDEDAVLDALAGTEPHETLGSLVARVKASPRADRAGAIATFTGRVRAKDDPDDAPTEYLAFEKYEGVADDRMETIEAELEEREGVLDVVLHHRTGVVEYGEDIVFVVVLAGHRREAFRTVEDGIDRLKDEVPLFKKEVTVDEEFWVHERE; translated from the coding sequence ATGAAGCTACTCGGAGTCGTCGGGCCCTCCGACTCGGGGAAGACGACGCTGGTCGAACGCCTGACCGAGCGGCTCGCGGCCCGGGGCCGCGTCGCGACTGTCAAACACATGACCCACGCCCCCGACGTCGACACCGAGGGGAAAGACACCGCCCGGCACCGGGCGGCCGGCGCGTCGACGACCTACGGGCTCACCGACGACGACGGCTGGTTCGCGACGGGCGAGACGCGGACGCTGGACGACGCGCTGGACGCGCTCGCGCCCGACTACGACTACGTGCTCGTCGAGGGGTTCAGCGACGCGTCGATTCCGCAGGTCGTCCTCGGCGGCCGCGACCACGCGGGGACGGAACTGGCCGCGGGGGAGACGGCGGACGACGTGGACGAAGACGCGGTCCTCGACGCGCTCGCCGGGACCGAACCGCACGAGACGCTCGGATCGCTGGTCGCCCGGGTCAAGGCCTCGCCGCGGGCCGACCGGGCCGGCGCCATCGCCACGTTCACCGGTCGCGTCCGCGCGAAGGACGACCCCGACGACGCGCCGACGGAGTACCTCGCCTTCGAGAAGTACGAGGGCGTCGCCGACGACCGCATGGAGACGATCGAGGCCGAACTCGAGGAGCGGGAGGGCGTCCTCGACGTCGTCCTCCACCATCGCACGGGGGTCGTCGAGTACGGCGAGGACATCGTCTTCGTCGTCGTCCTCGCCGGCCACCGACGGGAGGCCTTTCGGACCGTCGAGGACGGTATCGACCGCCTCAAGGACGAGGTGCCCCTCTTCAAGAAGGAGGTCACGGTCGACGAAGAGTTCTGGGTCCACGAGCGCGAGTGA
- a CDS encoding ferritin-like domain-containing protein, with translation MTTDSIEALMRQGLQELYYAEGQFADALDTLADQTTDDAASQAFSDHREETEEQLRRLEQVFEAMGEDPQPMEDAAVKAMIDEHEQFAGENEGDVLDRYNMELGQKVEHYEIAAYGSLASQAEKIGHDEAADHLTETLREEEAALETITEASEQFDEQMIAGD, from the coding sequence ATGACCACCGACTCGATCGAGGCACTCATGCGACAGGGGCTCCAGGAGCTGTACTACGCGGAAGGACAGTTCGCCGACGCGCTGGACACGCTCGCCGACCAGACGACCGACGACGCCGCCAGCCAGGCGTTCTCGGACCACCGCGAGGAGACGGAGGAACAGCTACGCCGGCTCGAGCAGGTGTTCGAGGCGATGGGCGAAGACCCCCAGCCCATGGAGGACGCGGCGGTGAAGGCGATGATCGACGAACACGAGCAGTTCGCGGGGGAGAACGAGGGCGACGTGCTCGACAGGTACAACATGGAGCTCGGACAGAAGGTCGAGCACTACGAGATCGCGGCCTACGGCAGCCTCGCCTCGCAGGCCGAGAAGATCGGCCACGACGAGGCGGCCGACCACCTGACCGAGACGCTTCGCGAGGAGGAGGCGGCCCTCGAGACGATCACCGAGGCCAGCGAGCAGTTCGACGAACAGATGATCGCGGGCGACTGA